The Streptomyces vinaceus genome contains the following window.
CCCGGCGCACGGCCTCGTTGAGCGCCTCGCGGCCGCCCTCGGAATCCATCCGGCGGGCCTGCAGCCGCAGGAGGGCCGCCACGGTCTGGAGGTTGTTCTTCACCCGGTGGTGGATCTCCCGGATGGTCGCGTCCTTGGTGATCAATTCGCGTTCGCGACGGCGCAGTTCCGTGACGTCCCGGCACAGGACGAGGGAGCCGATGCGCACGCCCTTGGGCTTGAGCGGGATGGCGCGCAGCTGGATGACCCCGCCGTTGCCCTCGACCTCGGTCTCGCGCGGGGCCCAGCCGCTGGCCAGTTTGACGATGGCCTCGTCCACGGGGCCGCGGGTGGGGGCCAGTTCGGAGGTGGTCGTACCCAGGTGCTGGCCCACGAGGTCGGCGGCGAGGCCGAGCCGGTGGTACGCGGACAGCGCGTTCGGGGAGGCGTAGGTGACCACGCCGTCGGCGTCGAGCCGCATCAGGCCGTCGCCGGCGCGCGGCGAGGCGTCCATGTCGACCTGCTGGCCGGGGAAGGGGAAGGAGCCGGCCGCGATCATCTGGGCCAGGTCGGAGGCGGACTGGAGGTAGGTGAGCTCCAGCCGGCTCGGTGTACGCACAGTGAGCAGGTTGGTGTTCCGGGCGATCACTCCGAGTACCCGGCCCTCGCGGCGCACCGGGATCGACTCGACGCGCACCGGCACCTCCTCGCGCCACTCCGGGTCCCCCTCGCGCACGATCCGGCCCTCGTCGAGGGCGGCGTCCAGCAGCGGGCGCCGGCCGCGCGGCACCAAGTGCCCGACCATGTCGTCCTGGTACGAGGTGGGGCCGGTGTTGGGGCGCATCTGCGCGACCGAGACGTACCGGGTGCCGTCGAGGGTGGGGACCCACAGCACGAGGTCCGCGAAGGAGAGGTCGGAGAGCAGCTGCCACTCCGAGACCAGCAGGTGGAGCCACTCCAGGTCGGTTTCACTGAGAGCGGTGTGCTGGCGTACGAGGTCGTTCATGGAGGGCACGGGCCGAGCGTACCCCGGGTATGGGCCATGACTTTCCCCACGGCTACTACTCAGGAGTATCCAGGAGGCACTCGGGCCGCGTACTGTTGGATGAAGTGACGGGATCG
Protein-coding sequences here:
- a CDS encoding sensor histidine kinase, whose translation is MNDLVRQHTALSETDLEWLHLLVSEWQLLSDLSFADLVLWVPTLDGTRYVSVAQMRPNTGPTSYQDDMVGHLVPRGRRPLLDAALDEGRIVREGDPEWREEVPVRVESIPVRREGRVLGVIARNTNLLTVRTPSRLELTYLQSASDLAQMIAAGSFPFPGQQVDMDASPRAGDGLMRLDADGVVTYASPNALSAYHRLGLAADLVGQHLGTTTSELAPTRGPVDEAIVKLASGWAPRETEVEGNGGVIQLRAIPLKPKGVRIGSLVLCRDVTELRRRERELITKDATIREIHHRVKNNLQTVAALLRLQARRMDSEGGREALNEAVRRVGSIAIVHETLSQNLDERVEFDEIADRVIAMVAEISPGKVECRRTGRFGILDAEVATPLSMVLTEILQNALEHAFTQGEGGRVEVSATRTGSGRADGRLLITVLDDGSGLPEGFDPQRAGNLGLQIVRTLVEGELGGTFDMLRAEPRGTKVVLDIPASPQK